One segment of Choristoneura fumiferana chromosome 26, NRCan_CFum_1, whole genome shotgun sequence DNA contains the following:
- the LOC141442715 gene encoding V-type proton ATPase subunit e-like translates to MGASIVPIAVFTILWGVVGIVCPFFAPKGPNRGIIQVVLMLTAATCWLFWLCAYMAQMNPLIGPRLDNETLIWISRKWGNAYNST, encoded by the exons ATGGGTGCCTCAATAGTTCCCATCGCCGTGTTTACCATCCTATGGGGCGTTGTAGGAATCGTGTGCCCCTTCTTCGCCCCAAAGGGTCCTAACAGAGG GATCATTCAAGTGGTGTTGATGCTAACGGCTGCAACTTGTTGGTTATT CTGGCTGTGTGCGTACATGGCACAGATGAACCCACTCATCGGGCCCAGACTTGACAACGAAACCCTCATCTGGATCTCCCGCAAATGG GGAAACGCCTACAATTCTACGTAA